From a single Metopolophium dirhodum isolate CAU chromosome 6, ASM1992520v1, whole genome shotgun sequence genomic region:
- the LOC132947026 gene encoding segmentation protein Runt-like: protein MDIDAVYQKYVACILEDVRAIHGKEMVATGSPSVFCSVLPGHWRSNKSLPIPFKVVVLDEVPDGAVVVVQAGNDENPSADMRNYRALSATGIAVFNDLRFVGRSGRGKLLTLTITVQCKDQAVLVANYVKAIKITVDGPRLPRSNHRDVIHGYGGMFPMHGPLPPYGMIMEYKRLLEGAALPGSLNYQYIAANYFQLHNAMEASQMYCDLPPQSAFNFAGYNGLHGLPPTPPHTEEEPTAATPSAQDDCGVPSKRQRQAAESARAVATATAAATATTTGPDDRLRPEPCKRPKRESAPSPDIDIVSVGVVRSSSPEVQLKPRQEKIWRPYGATDE from the exons ATG GACATCGATGCGGTGTACCAGAAGTACGTGGCGTGCATTCTCGAGGACGTGCGGGCCATCCACGGCAAGGAGATGGTGGCCACGGGCAGCCCGTCCGTGTTCTGTTCGGTGTTGCCCGGCCACTGGAGGTCCAACAAATCGCTGCCCATACCGTTCAAGGTGGTCGTGCTGGACGAAGTTCCCGacggcgcggtcgtcgtcgtgCAAGCCGGCAACGACGAGAATCCGTCGGCCGACATGCGAAACTACCGAGCCCTGTCGGCCACCGGCATCGCCGTCTTCAACGACCTCCGATTCGTCGGCCGCAGTGGAAGAG GTAAGCTGTTAACACTCACCATCACAGTTCAATGCAAGGACCAAGCAGTGTTAGTAGCCAACTACGTAAAGGCCATTAAAATCACTGTCGACGGACCAAGGCTCCCTCGGTCGAACCACAGag ACGTGATCCACGGTTACGGTGGCATGTTCCCAATGCATGGTCCCCTGCCGCCTTACGGAATGATCATGGAGTACAAACGATTGCTGGAGGGAGCAGCGTTACCGGGGTCGCTCAACTACCAGTACATAGCGGCCAATTACTTCCAACTTCACA ACGCCATGGAAGCGTCGCAGATGTATTGCGACTTGCCGCCCCAGTCGGCGTTCAACTTCGCCGGCTACAACGGCCTGCACGGTCTGCCGCCCACGCCGCCTCACACCGAGGAAGAACCGACGGCGGCCACACCGTCAGCGCAAGACGACTGCGGCGTTCCGTCGAAGCGACAGCGACAGGCCGCCGAGTCGGCCCGCGCTGTGGCCACTGCGACGGCGGCCGctaccgccaccaccaccggcCCGGACGACCGACTCCGGCCGGAGCCGTGCAAGCGGCCGAAGCGCGAGTCCGCCCCCAGCCCGGACATCGACATCGTCAGCGTGGGCGTCGTCCGATCGTCCAGCCCGGAAGTGCAGCTCAAACCCCGCCAGGAGAAGATCTGGAGACCTTACGGCGCCACCGACGAATAG